The DNA region TGTTTCTATGACTTTCTAAATCCTCTTTGATACGACAACATAGATTGTTTTATTTGTCTGGTGTTGCTGATACCTATATGCGGTGGACTTCATTCTTTAGTCTTACGCTGGCATAAACTCGTAATTCAGACGTGCTAGATAGGTACCAACCCTTTGCCAGGCATATATTGCTTTTGGCCAGATTATTCATCGCGTTCTTGGATGAATTGGTTCCATTTGTCAGTTAAAAACTTGGTGGTTCGTGGAGAGGTGATGAAAAAGTTTCTGACCCATATAAAATTGAACCGAATGCGTAAATTGATGCTTCCATATGGTAATGGTTTACACAACTATTGCTTCCACATTTACCTGTTGGTCAGACTAGGATAGGTTGCCAATTGGAAAAGAGGCGTGGGGCAACATGCTGTTGCCTCGTGTTTGTATCACATTCCCTGTCTCGACAACAAGGGATAGGTTGTCGAAATGAATGAATAAAACTTGAGTTCTCTAACACATAGCAGTCACAGGCCACTATGTTTGATTATTTAACGTTAGAAGCATATCGGAGTTATGAGATAATGAATATTTTTGCTAGATTGTTGTCAATCCTTCTGGTGTCTAATGTAGCTGGTTATTGTCTTTGAGTGCTGTGCATGACATTCATTGAGCTTGTTATGAATAGGACTTTTTTTTGGATAAGGGTTATGAATAGGACTTATATTGAACAATAACCCCATGGGGCTGTATCTGTATATAGGAGCACATGAGTGCAATATACTAGAAGTAGGAAGAGCACTCTAGTAGGACTCCTTAACAAAGCTTGAGTTCACTTCACTGCGTAGAGAGGACAAGGATCTTAGCATCGGATTGGCTTTGGTGTTGTGACTATCGAATAGCAGGTGTTGTGGCCTTGGATGCTACATACTACACTAGAATAGTGGAAATAATAATATCAATAATTTTGAGTTATACATGTTTGTAAAGCCTTAGTGGTTCTAAATTAATGCTAAATAAATGCCAGACATTAATTTGCATGCACCATGTTGATATATTTGGATAAATTTGCGAATGTAACTTCTAAAAAACTATATGGGCCGCTAACTCTGCTGTATTGACTGCTAACACTTCCGTGTTAGTACTTATATTTTGAGCCACAACTGTTGTAGCAGCCACTGCCGACACTATTTCATGATACATTTTGTCTCAttgaaaacaaaaaaaatcttCCAATGCCCACTATCTTCTTAATTTACATACATTCCATTTGACACATATATCGGTCAGTCCTGTGAAGCTTTTTGGTAGAGTGTTGTAGTCTTTAATGATGATTTTCCTTCCTAATTTTCTAGAACTCTAAGATCAGGAAATCATGAGCTGTGAAATATAATAATGTTCTCTTCATTGCTATTCTTCTATCCAGGAAAGGATCTTGATGCGGTCCTTAAAGCAACACCAATTCTCCCAGAAAAAGAAGCAAGAATCATAATTGTTCAAATATTTCAGGGCTTGGTTTATCTTAACAAGAGGGGTCAAAAGATCATCCACTACGATCTAAAACCTGGCAATGTTCTCTTCGATGAGGTTGGTGTGGCAAAAGTTACAGACTTTGGCCTCAGCAAGATAGTGGAGGATGATGTTGGTTCTCAGGGAATGGAACTTACTTCTCAGGGAGCTGGAACCTATTGGTGAGTCCGTGAGTGTGACCCGTCCAGTTGATCTTTTGCACTGCCTCACATAAACTTTCAGGCTACCTGCTGTTATGGAATCTTTTAGCTATTTGCATTTTTGGCTATATACCTGGTGCAATAATGCGTGCTACTATTAGAGTTGTGGCATTCATGTATTATTCTTAAACCTTCCGAAATAATTACCTTTTGTTTTCATGGAGTACAGTCACTGTTGCATTGCTAATGAATCACTTTCTAGTTTTCTATAATGCCTTATTTGAACAAGTGGGCAATTCATATATTTAGTTTTTATTTATGGCAGGACATCATTGTTTTCCTTTTTGGCCATTGTTCCTTTAGGATGGCAGGCATGTCCAACAATTCTTTTCCGTTCTCTTTTCAGGTATCTTCCTCCAGAATGCTTTGACCTCAGCAAAACACCATTTATTTCATCTAAGGTAAGTTTATCTTGTGACAGTTCTACCTTTTAATGCAAATAAAAATCATGTCATTCCACTGGTGAAGCTATTATGGTTCttgtggttttgtattttttttcttagTTTATTCTACTCAACTCCTCGCACTAGTAGCCTAGTAAGTAGTTTGGGATACAGTTTGTGGGAGCTAGCATGAGGTGGTTTACTTGTATCCAGTTTATGTAAAAGCCATATACATCCTCCCTAGCTAAAATCGTGTGTGTATGTCTGGGCTCATTTATGAGCCTCATGAACTTGATCAACTTTCAAAATAATATTTTACATTTGAACTCTATCCTGATTAGCAATGACGCATTAATTTTTCTATTCGCTTTCATGCAGGTAGATGTTTGGTCAGCTGGTGTAATGTTTTATCAGATGCTCTTTGGAAGGCGTCCTTTTGGCCATGACCAGACTCAGGAGAGAATACTTCGGGAAGATACAATTATCAACGCACGGAGGGTGGAATTCCCTTCAAAGCCAGCTGTATCAAATGAGGCAAAGGTCCGTTTCCAATATGTTCAGATGGTGTAAATATTTTTTCATATCCATTGCACGTACAGTCCCATCAATACAAAATTCTAGATGTCAAGTGTGTATGCTTTAATTTTATCATGAAATTTTTTAACAACTGGTCAGAGCAGTAGACATGTCTAGCTCTATATAGTTGATTCAATTCCAAGCCCTATTTGTGTTATTTACATTACCTCTTGTTTGACTTGCATGTTCATTCTGCGCGCAGCTTGCACTGAAATCTGCTGACGTTGATTAGTTTGGCAAAAATGCGATCTCTCCTTACCACAAATGAAATAATTAAGCTGTACTATATGATATCTTCAGTGCTAAGTTCCCATTTCGTTTCCATTCTACAGTTGTTTCAGTCATCTGTGAGCCAGTTTGATCATTTTCGCGTACCTGATTTCACAGGATCTGATTCGCCGCTGCTTGACATACAATCAATCAGAGAGGCCAGATGTCCTAACCATAGCCCAAGATCCTTATCTCTCATATGCAAAGCGGTAGCCACTACGCAGGAGAAAATTTTGGTGCGGGTAGCTGCTCGTTGAATGAGAATATGTATGGGGATGGATACTCTCGCGAAGGAGCAAAGGGAACAAGCTCAAGAAGACCAAAAAGGGTGTAACTGTATATGTTGTAAATTTTAGTCAGCCTCACAACAGCAAATGGCCTGAAATCCTGAAGGCGTCAGTTCAAAGGCCAAGCTTCTTTCTAACGTAGAGGAAGCAGGCATTGGTTTGAACGGTCCATGTACTCTGACATTTCTTGACACTCTTGTGCTTTGCTCCCCATGCGTAACGTGATTTTTTGGCTGGTGGCCAGTGGTCCTTTTGATGGTAGAGGTTTTGTTTGTTCGTACCGTCGGCAAGTTCTGCCAAATGAACAATCATGCATGACTGGTGAACGCACTGCTcacctcaaaaaaaaaatctcgaCCTGCTTGGCTGTTCACGGTGTGATTCTGATGCCTGGCCGGATGCATTGCCAGAACAAGTATCAGGATAGCTTCTATCAATAAGGCTTAATTCGGATACCCTGTAGCCGCTCAGCCACGGCTAAGTCTGAAAGAACCTGAGAAATGACAATTTCAGAAGGAAAGGGAACACGAGGTGCATTTTTTTCGTCACATTTCTTCTAGTGCTGTTCTCGAGCACCGATACTGAACCATTTAAACACGGATAAAAATCACTTGGATAGTTCATTGAACGACTTAGATGCATGGGTTAGTTGTACTCAAAATATTTTCGTTTTTTTTTGTGTCCGCTCCACGGCATGGATGTCTCCTACAATTTCTTTCTAGCCATTCTCAAGTTGCCAGTTTTACCCTTTTGGCTCTGAGATGTGCTTTGGCCTCGAAATGTTCAGGCAGTGCTTTCATGCTTCTTCTCTACATCCCTGATACGGCAGGGGCTCCTGCTTTCACTTAAAAAAAAATGTTCAGGCATCTCTTTTCTTAGGGCAGCACTCTGAATTTTGTGTAGACATCAGTTTTGTTTTGCACCTATCCATTTCTGATTCTGATCCATTAAATCGAAATATGATTTCTACTTGATTTAACTAAGCCAACGTACAAGTAAAACTGCCCTTGAGAGAATTGAGCAAAGATCAAAGCAATATTATCATATAAGAATGAGGCCGCTCATCTAGTGGATGCTACTCCACAGTGTGAGCTGAGCATGCACCAAAACTAATCGACACAAACGGCCAAGGAAACAAGAACTCCCGGTTCATGTCCCCGCGCCAGAGCACTGTTTAAATCCAATTTCCTATCCCTACCACCAATCCCCTTCTAGTATGCGTTGCCCTTCGTGGTGAGCCCGAAGCCCAGCGGGAAGAGCGGGTCGTAGTGCGCGTCTCCGTAGTTCATCGGCAGCTGGTCCACCGACTTGAACCACGTCCGCGGCAGCTTCCCGGTGAACCCGTAGTCGCCGAACAGCACGTCGGTGACGCCCTGGCCCTCGGTCCCAGGCAGCCAGGCGGCGACGAGCGCGTCCGTGGCGCCCAGGAACGGCTGGATCACCACGGGGCGGCCGCTGAAGAGCACGGTCGCGCACCGCACGGCGCCGCACACCGTCTGGATGGTGCTCGGCCCCGGGTCCGGGATCGTCAGGTTCATGCTGTCGCCCTTGGTCTCCGTGTACGGGTGCTCGCCCACGGCCACGATGGCGTACGAGAAGCCGCCGTTCTTGACGAAGTCCGCGTCGGGGTTCTCCGCGAACACCACCGTCGTCGACGGGTCCACGGCCGCCTTCACGGCGTCAAGGATGGTGGTGCCGACGGTGATGCGGCCCGTGTCGCCCTGCCACTCGATGGTCCACCCGCCGCACTGGTAGCCCAGGTTGTCTGCGTGGCTGCCGGCGACGAGGATCTTGGCCGCCTTCTtcggcagcggcagcagcggagCTTCGCCTGGCTTGCCGTTCTTGAGGAGCACGAGCGACTTCCTTACCGCCTCCCTTGCAAGGTCCCGGTGCTCCTTCTTGCCCAGCTGGTCGGCCATGGTGGAGTCGGGCATGGGGTTCTCGAACAAGCCCATGGTGAACTTGACGCGCAGGATCCTCGTCACGGCGTCGTCAATCCTGCTCATCGGGATTACACCGCTGTTGACGTGGCCAGTCAGGATGCTGATGAAGCTTTGGTAGTTGTTAGGCACCATGATCTACAGCACATCCCAACAATGGATCAGCTTCATTTCCAAAACATGGTAACAAGTAACAAGATTGAACTGCAAAGTTTGCCTACCATGTCAATGCCAGCAAGAATTCCAGCTTGGACAGAGTAGGAGTAGTTTGACCCTGCAGGGCTGGTGATCCTGTCAATACCCTCCCAATCTGAGATCGTGAAGCCCTGCAAAGAGCAAAAGAATTAGCATCTGAATACTGCATGATTCGGACCAATGGACTCCTTGAAGCTATAATTTCTGTTCACCTTGAAGTTGAGCCTGCCCTTGAGGAAGTTGGTGATGAGGTTGTGGTTGGCGTGCATCTTGATGCCATTCCAGCTGGAGTAGGAGATCATGACCGTGGAGACGCCCTTCCGGAGCGAGTCCAGGTAGGCGGGCATGTGGATGCTCATCAGGCCCTGCCGGTCGATGATGGTGTTGTTCTCGTTGATGCCGTCATGCGTGCCACCGTCGCCGACGAAGTGCTTGGCACACGCTGCCACCTTGTTCCTGCACAATCAATTTGGGCGAGCCATTTCAGAACATACGCAAGATGGTTGCAGACGGATCAACACCACAAGATGCTGTGCTGTGATTTGTTTCACTCACTTTCCGGCAACGTAGGGCATGCCGCTGGTGAAGTTCTGCGGAACGTCGCCCTGCAGGCCCGGGATGAGCTCTGTCATGGCCTGCACGATCTTGTGGTCCTCACTGTAGCTCTCGTAGCACCGCCCCCACCTCGGATCACGGCAGACCTGCGCACCAATAGCAAGATCAGCACCATGAAATTCAATGAAGCAATACCAATTAGGAGCAAGTGGAGCTGGCATTGTCGCTTCAAGGATTGGGAGTGCTCACCGCAATGCATGGCGCGAACGCGTACTGGATGCCGGTGGCTCGCACTTCGAGCGCGGTCGCGGCACCGATCCTCTTCACCAGATCAGGATCCCTGCACAACGCAGTTCAAAGGAACATGAGGAATTCAGTCAAACTTAGCAAGCGACACAAGCGGGCAATGCAATCTGGAATGTGTGCTTGCCTGGTGGCTCCGAGCGCGACATTGTGGGGGAAGATGGTCGCGCCGTAGACATTGTTGTGACCGTGGACGGCGTCGATGCCGTAGATCATCGGGATGCCCAGCCGTGTGGACAGGCACGCCTTCTGGAAGTCACTGATCATGGCCATCCACTCCGCTGCCGTCGCCTGCTTCCGCGGCacgctcccgccgccgctgaGCAGGCTGCCGATGAAGTTGTCCTTGAGCACCTCCGGCGACGCGACCTGCCGCTCGATCTGCGTCATCTGGCCGATCTTCTCGGCGAGCGTCATCCGGCCGAGGAGGTCCTTGACGCGGGCCTCCACGGGCAGGCTGGGGTCCTTGTACGGCAACTGGGCGTCACCGTACGCCGCGGACCAgaagagcagcagcagcgcggccaccgccggcgccgtgAGCAGCGCCATCCTGTGCCGGCGAAGGAGCGGGACGAGGCGCTTCCGGACCTGCGCGTCGTAGCATTGCAGCGACCAGATCAGAATCTCCGTGAAGCGGTCCTCCAGGGGCTCGAGGACGCCCGACCTGATGCGGCCGGCGAGCTCGCCGCCCATGACCGGTCAACGTCGGCAAGAACCGGGGATGCGGAGATGCAGGGATCCAAGAAACCATCATGGCTTGTGCTAAGGACACTACGACGACTAGTTTGACTTGTCGAACGTGCCATGTGTTGGTGGTGCTTGCAAATGGATTGTGGACGAGTAACCGGTAGGCTGTCAGGATCAAGCTGCTCTTTTCTATCCATGCCGTTGCGAAAGCAATAGGCGCTCTGAGTAACCACGTGATGGGACTTGATGGTAACATTAGTTTTAACTAGTGTTTCGCTGGCAGAAAAGGGATTAAAATTAACATGCTGGAGACTAGATACTCTTGCAGCAGTCTCTTTAAATTCATAACACTACACACTACAGTACCAGCTGGCTGAACAGGAATTTGGCCGCAGTAAAAACAATTGCAATCTAACAAAAGCTTCTGCATATTAGTAAAGACCAAAGACCCAAAAGGCAGGAGAGATTAGTGTGCAACGAAAAAAAACCAGCACGCTAATATCAAACTATTTGCTTGCAAGGCACTACTACTACTGGTCTGCTGCTGCTTCAAGGCAGTGAAACCAAGGATGAAGAAGAATGGAGCTAGAGCCATGAGGACGAACCAATCAGTCACCAGAAGCAGAGGAGATGGAGCCCTGCCGTGCCACAAATGTGTGAGCCCGGCAAGAACAGCACAGGGGGGCCTGGGTTTATATGAAGCAAGTACGCCGTGCGTTTCACAGCACAGCTCCTATGAGGGAAAAGGTGAGCAAAAATCAATGGGTTTGTTGCAACCGATTGGAATCCCATCCCTCACACAAAGCCACCATTTTTCCCCTTTCCAAAAGCCCAACACGCGTGAACGGCCGGCCCCCGGACACGCGCTACATGCCATGAACAAGAGGACACTACAGGCAGCGCACGCGTGTTCGTGCAGTTACTGCGACGGCTACGAGCATGCACCACTACTTCGATGAGCAAGAAACCGCCCGGGTCTTACCAGAAAGGGAGGgcggatgggaagaagaagatgaagaacagaggaggaggaggaggaggaggcgagcaGGAGACTACCGTGCGTTCCCCTCCCCGGCGAGTGCGCTTTATATAACGGAGCAAGGAAGCCGGGGCAGCGGCAGGTATGGCGGATAAGGGCTGGGGAGTGGTTGGAGCAGGGACCGCGCCCGCCATGGCAGCTCCAATGCGAGCCACTCCTCCCGCCGGGAAATATCCCCCGCGATAGATGATCCGCATCCGCTCCGCTCGTCGTCCCGGCTTGTTGCCTtccggcgcaggcgcgcggcgaAAGCAACCCGTGATGGATCCCCAGCCGGCTCCCTTCTCGGCGGGGAGAATTACCGGCACTGGATTGTTACTGAGTACTAACTACCACGGTTAGTGTGGAAGCCCAAGGTGATTGCAAGGTGAAGACGACGAGGAGAGCCACCGGAGACAGCAAGAGTACAAAATCCGTGTGAACAAGCACAGAAGAGCGCAAGAAAATCCTGTGCTCTCTTTCTGCCAAGTTGAGGACTCACTCGGGCCAGCAGTTTCATCCCCATCCCCATGTGAGCGAGGGGCACAGTGGGGACGCCCAGAAAAGCAACACGGCCTGCCGGAGCTGGGCGCCACCGGGTCAACAATCAAGCCGGGAGTTGCGCGAGGTCGAGCAATGCCAGAAATGGGAGAAAGCCCAGCGAGGCCGTCCCGGGGTAGAAGATGACTACGTGGTGGCCGTGCGAGATTAAATAGGAGCCAGGGGCCTTGAGTTACTTACGGGGCGGTGCTAGGCAGTCGTCTTGATCAAGGCAAGAACCGCGGGGGGTCGATTGCGTGTGACGACGACGCCGGAGATGGGCGCGGGTGGCCGGTGGGGAGCAGCGGGGGGACCCGGTCGATCGAAAGCGACGGCGGCGTCCGAGTCAGCAGCGAGCCGCCCGCAACCCGCCGCACTGTTCCTTGACGGCAGCACGCTCCACCACACCTCTCCTCTAATCTGAGCTATATCTGCACGGTGACGAGGTTATCCTGCTC from Panicum hallii strain FIL2 chromosome 9, PHallii_v3.1, whole genome shotgun sequence includes:
- the LOC112875211 gene encoding uncharacterized protein LOC112875211 isoform X3, with protein sequence MLPSSPITWLLRAPIAFATAWIEKSSLILTAYRLLVHNPFASTTNTWHVRQVKLVVVVSLAQAMMVSWIPASPHPRFLPTLTGHGRRARRPHQVRKRLVPLLRRHRMALLTAPAVAALLLLFWSAAYGDAQLPYKDPSLPVEARVKDLLGRMTLAEKIGQMTQIERQVASPEVLKDNFIGSLLSGGGSVPRKQATAAEWMAMISDFQKACLSTRLGIPMIYGIDAVHGHNNVYGATIFPHNVALGATRDPDLVKRIGAATALEVRATGIQYAFAPCIAVCRDPRWGRCYESYSEDHKIVQAMTELIPGLQGDVPQNFTSGMPYVAGKNKVAACAKHFVGDGGTHDGINENNTIIDRQGLMSIHMPAYLDSLRKGVSTVMISYSSWNGIKMHANHNLITNFLKGRLNFKGFTISDWEGIDRITSPAGSNYSYSVQAGILAGIDMIMVPNNYQSFISILTGHVNSGVIPMSRIDDAVTRILRVKFTMGLFENPMPDSTMADQLGKKEHRDLAREAVRKSLVLLKNGKPGEAPLLPLPKKAAKILVAGSHADNLGYQCGGWTIEWQGDTGRITVGTTILDAVKAAVDPSTTVVFAENPDADFVKNGGFSYAIVAVGEHPYTETKGDSMNLTIPDPGPSTIQTVCGAVRCATVLFSGRPVVIQPFLGATDALVAAWLPGTEGQGVTDVLFGDYGFTGKLPRTWFKSVDQLPMNYGDAHYDPLFPLGFGLTTKGNAY
- the LOC112875211 gene encoding uncharacterized protein LOC112875211 isoform X2, with the protein product MGMGMKLLARVRKRLVPLLRRHRMALLTAPAVAALLLLFWSAAYGDAQLPYKDPSLPVEARVKDLLGRMTLAEKIGQMTQIERQVASPEVLKDNFIGSLLSGGGSVPRKQATAAEWMAMISDFQKACLSTRLGIPMIYGIDAVHGHNNVYGATIFPHNVALGATRDPDLVKRIGAATALEVRATGIQYAFAPCIAVCRDPRWGRCYESYSEDHKIVQAMTELIPGLQGDVPQNFTSGMPYVAGKNKVAACAKHFVGDGGTHDGINENNTIIDRQGLMSIHMPAYLDSLRKGVSTVMISYSSWNGIKMHANHNLITNFLKGRLNFKGFTISDWEGIDRITSPAGSNYSYSVQAGILAGIDMIMVPNNYQSFISILTGHVNSGVIPMSRIDDAVTRILRVKFTMGLFENPMPDSTMADQLGKKEHRDLAREAVRKSLVLLKNGKPGEAPLLPLPKKAAKILVAGSHADNLGYQCGGWTIEWQGDTGRITVGTTILDAVKAAVDPSTTVVFAENPDADFVKNGGFSYAIVAVGEHPYTETKGDSMNLTIPDPGPSTIQTVCGAVRCATVLFSGRPVVIQPFLGATDALVAAWLPGTEGQGVTDVLFGDYGFTGKLPRTWFKSVDQLPMNYGDAHYDPLFPLGFGLTTKGNAY
- the LOC112875211 gene encoding uncharacterized protein LOC112875211 isoform X1, which produces MAGAVPAPTTPQPLSAIPAAAPASLLRYIKRTRRGGERTVRKRLVPLLRRHRMALLTAPAVAALLLLFWSAAYGDAQLPYKDPSLPVEARVKDLLGRMTLAEKIGQMTQIERQVASPEVLKDNFIGSLLSGGGSVPRKQATAAEWMAMISDFQKACLSTRLGIPMIYGIDAVHGHNNVYGATIFPHNVALGATRDPDLVKRIGAATALEVRATGIQYAFAPCIAVCRDPRWGRCYESYSEDHKIVQAMTELIPGLQGDVPQNFTSGMPYVAGKNKVAACAKHFVGDGGTHDGINENNTIIDRQGLMSIHMPAYLDSLRKGVSTVMISYSSWNGIKMHANHNLITNFLKGRLNFKGFTISDWEGIDRITSPAGSNYSYSVQAGILAGIDMIMVPNNYQSFISILTGHVNSGVIPMSRIDDAVTRILRVKFTMGLFENPMPDSTMADQLGKKEHRDLAREAVRKSLVLLKNGKPGEAPLLPLPKKAAKILVAGSHADNLGYQCGGWTIEWQGDTGRITVGTTILDAVKAAVDPSTTVVFAENPDADFVKNGGFSYAIVAVGEHPYTETKGDSMNLTIPDPGPSTIQTVCGAVRCATVLFSGRPVVIQPFLGATDALVAAWLPGTEGQGVTDVLFGDYGFTGKLPRTWFKSVDQLPMNYGDAHYDPLFPLGFGLTTKGNAY